A window of Zingiber officinale cultivar Zhangliang chromosome 5A, Zo_v1.1, whole genome shotgun sequence contains these coding sequences:
- the LOC121981050 gene encoding WRKY transcription factor 22-like, with the protein MCDFFWPRVESNRGELEDVVRSGSRSGSQLEPAATAEEDMGFPLSRSLGVEDPNLVHLPLEFLDVGGEQESLNRPCDDLLRVLQISPGRPSQQALPVVVMAGTPVDHGGGLLEISSPMAQGIKRRKSQAKRVVCIPAPIVAATGRPSGEVVPSDLWAWRKYGQKPIKGSPYPRGYYRCSSSKGCSARKQVERSRTDPNMLVITYTSEHNHPWPTHRNAFAGSTRCHAPKNHPKPTLEEPVECVKQEALHIESTEHKATMDRVAEEEVDFDLTTNNQTADELIGFKGVGLTSRTLDMEGNSRGDKSLMDMFDWSEALDLN; encoded by the exons ATGTGTGACTTCTTCTGGCCAAGGGTGGAGAGCAACCGCGGAGAGCTTGAGGATGTCGTCCGATCAGGCAGCCGAAGTGGCAGCCAGTTGGAACCGGCGGCCACCGCGGAGGAGGATATGGGTTTCCCTTTGTCGAGAAGCCTCGGTGTTGAAGATCCTAATCTTGTTCACCTGCCTCTCGAGTTCTTGGATGTTGGGGGAGAGCAAGAGAGCTTGAACAGGCCTTGTGATGACTTGCTGAGGGTTCTACAGATCTCTCCCGGAAGGCCGTCACAGCAGGCGCTGCCGGTGGTGGTCATGGCTGGTACTCCAGTGGATCACGGCGGTGGACTACTTGAGATCTCCTCTCCTATGGCTCAAGGGATCAAAAGAAG AAAAAGTCAGGCCAAGAGGGTGGTTTGCATTCCGGCACCAATAGTGGCGGCAACCGGGCGACCAAGCGGTGAGGTTGTTCCTTCTGATCTATGGGCTTGGAGAAAGTATGGCCAAAAACCTATCAAGGGTTCTCCTTATCCAAG GGGTTACTACAGGTGTAGTAGTTCCAAAGGATGCTCGGCGAGGAAGCAAGTAGAGCGCAGCCGAACGGACCCTAACATGTTGGTCATCACCTACACCTCCGAGCACAACCACCCTTGGCCGACTCATCGCAATGCCTTTGCAGGATCAACTCGATGCCATGCCCCCAAGAACCACCCTAAACCAACCCTAGAAGAACCGGTCGAATGCGTAAAGCAAGAAGCACTACACATTGAGTCGACCGAACACAAGGCAACGATGGACCGAGTGGCCGAAGAAGAAGTTGACTTCGACCTAACCACCAACAATCAGACGGCCGATGAATTGATAGGGTTCAAGGGGGTCGGCCTAACGAGCCGGACCTTAGACATGGAAGGGAATTCAAGGGGGGACAAGAGCTTAATGGACATGTTTGACTGGTCAGAAGCTCTGGACTTGAACTGA